The Chryseobacterium shigense genome segment ACATACACGGTGTAGTGTGAAACTCCCAAATGCTTTATGGCCTGAATATATTGGGGAAAATCTGCTCCGCTTTTTACTTTCTGATGTTCTGCTTTGATCTGTTCGACTGTAAATTTCATCTCTGTTTATTTTTTTATTCGTTGTGATAATAAGAAGCAAGCTTTGTGATTATATTCTGATCCGTTACCGCTTCTTTTCATTTTTTTTTTTTTGGAATGCAAATGTATTATAAATAAAAAACCGGCAGATATCTCTGCCGGTTAGTTTTAACTATATTTCGTATACAAAATATAAATATTAAGGATGCTGCTGCATTTTCGCAGGATCATCGTAGTTTACCATCCAGTTAATATCAAATTTATCGGTAAACATCCCGAAATAAGCTCCCCAGAAAGTATCTGCCATAGGCATTGTTACTTTTCCGCCGGCAGAAAGACCGCTGAATAATTTATCCGCTTCTTCTTTAGATTCTGCGTTGATGGAAATTGCAAAGTTGTTTCCCGGTTTGTAGTGGGAAGCCCATTCTCCTCCTGTATCGCTTCCCATCAAAACGGTTTCTTTTGAAATGGGAAGGGAAACGTGCATAATCTTGTCTTTATCTGCTTCAGGAATTTCTTTGCCATCCATAGGAGGCATTTCTCCAAAAGTTCCGATGTAAGGATATTCTCCTCCGAAAACTGATTTATAAAAGTCGAATGCTTCTTTGCAGTTTCCATGAAATGTTAAATAAACGTTTACTGATGCCATAGTTGTTTTTTTATTAGTTAAGTTTTAATGAGTTTCTGTTCAGGGTTTTTCAGATAATTCTTTTAATCCGGAAAGTCCTTTCTGGTAATCTTTTCCAATAGCATCTTCCATATTCATAAATAGTTTCATTACCGTAAAAGGATAAGGTATTTCTGATGTAAATCCCCAGGTGGCTTTGCTTCCATTTCCTTCAGGGACAATTTTCACATAAGCATGGGCTTCACTTTCATAAGGTGTTAAAAATTTGATATCCGTATCAATTCTTTTACCTGCAGCATCTACTTTTTTCACTTCCTGGCAGCCTTTTCCAGCTTTATCTTTTTCACTGTCCCAGCACATTTTTTCACCAGGCTGACCTGTAGTTCCGGTCCAGTCTTTCTTCATGGCAGGATCGATGTCGTTCCATGGGCTCCATTGGTCCATTGCTTTCAAAGTATTGGTATGCTGCCATACTTTTTCAACGGGTGCATTGATGGTTATTGATTTTTCATAGACACAGTCTCCTGAAATAAAGGCAGCCACCACCATCCATAAAATCAGGATGGAAGCCAGGACAAGGATAATTCTTTTTAATATTTTCATAATCAATGTTATCTGTGTTGGTCAATTAAAATCATATTTCCGTCCGGATCTTTCAGGAAAATATGTTCAGGTCCTGAAGTGGTTTCGTCTGCTGATTTTTCCAGTTCAATTCCATTTTCTTTTAAATGTTTCTGGATATCACGTACATCGTCAAAAGATTCCAGATTCCGGGCATTTTCATCCCATCCCGGATTGAAGGTAAGCATGTTTCCATCAAACATAGCCTGAAACAGACCGATCAAAGTACTTCCGTTCTTCATGATCAGGTAATTATGTTCCATATTTCCGCCCATAGCGCTAAAACCGAGTTTTTCATAAAAATCTTTAGACTTCTGAAGGTCTTTTACGCTCAAACTGATTGAGAATACTCCTAATCTCATATTTTTTTTGTTTTTAAAGCTAATGTACTTCCGGCAAAGACCAGTCCCCATACAAGAATTCCCAGGATCCAGAACCAAACCGGGGTAGGAAGAGAAAACATCATATATATGGTTATAAACAGGAAAATAATTCCACAGACTGCTGCAGATGTATGTTTTCCGTTTCCGGCAATTTTTGAAGCTGTAAATCCTGAAACGAAAGCGGCCAATGCATATCCGATAATCACGAAAAACAGCGCCATGAATGGAGCGTGAGCCACATATTCTTTCATTGCGGTCATATCACCGCTTCCGGCTGCTGCAGGCGGCGGGTACAAAGAATGTCCGATTTTTTCAACAATAGTGATGCAGATAATTCCTGCAATGAGTCCGGCGGGAACAGCCAGTATTCTTCTTAGCATATTTATTATGGTTATTGGTTTTTTAATCGGGTTTTGAAGTCCAGTGTCCCGTCATAACTTTTCCAATCACCAATAAATTCTATATACTGAGCTTCTACTTTTTCAGTTTTTTTATTCCATTTGAAGGTATAGATAAATTTACCTTTAAAAATACCGGAATGTTTTCCTTTGGGTTCTTCCGCCAGTTCGTAATCCCCGAATACCACTCCTTTTTTCTTGGCATCTCTATACTTTGTGATGGTTATTTTACCTTCATACTTTGCATAGTTGTTATCTACAAGAGAATATCCGGAAACAAAATATTCCTGGTCGTTTTTTTTATTCTGTTCGGAGATATTTATTTTCAGTTTCAGCTCCTGTCCGCGGTCTCCTATTGTTCCGTTATAAGGTTTACTGTTGTTCAGCCAGACATTCGAGATATCCGGCATCTGCCCCCATGCAAAATTGCAGGCAAGAATGAGGATCCATAAAAGTTTTTTCATAGTGTGTATTAATATTTAAACGCCGAATTGTGACAGGTGATGGTTAAGGTGTTTTGCAAACATATTATTCCATTCCTGTGAATTTAATTTACCGAAAGAAAAAGATTCTTTGCCATCGAATGCATCTGCCCCCAATTGCTGTGTTTTCTGAATGAACCCGATCAGTCTTTTTTTCTCTTCATCAAAGTTTTTTCTTCCTGCAATTAAAAATTGCGGAGCTGTAGGAGAATCTCTTGGATACGCTTTTTCTCCGACTACTTTAGGTTTTACAAAAGTCTTCAGGATAAATTTTGCAATAGCACCCGGTTTTTTATGCTTTTCAGGCTCATATACCATTTCATAGGATACGCTGCAATGGGCAAGCATCTGGTCAACCGTCATTTTCCCCCATAAGCCGTGGGTATCTTCTACCAGCTTATTAATCCTATCTATATAATTCTGAGCATCTTTTGCATCAAATACATTTTCCATAACTTTCTAATTATCTGAAAGCAAATATATCAGTTTTTTCTTTTGATTTTTACAGGCTAATGAAAAAAGTGGTGACGTGTTTCGAGGTGGCGGGATGCAGGGTTTAAATTGTGAGTTACAAGTTGCGGGTTAAGGCTCAAATTGGGTATAAATTGATTTAATATCCGGATACTATATCTTTTATCATGAGGCTCTCAAACATTTTTGGTTTCCGTTTGCGTTTTTTTTAAAAATAAACCAAAGTTTGATCTTTAAGGCAATCCAGCCAAGAATAGCGTAAACCACAAGCAGGATACTTAAATGTTTCAGAAAAGGAAATGTAAGTTCTACAGAGCCTTTCTGGATCAATAAAATTTTAAAGGCCTGAAGAAAAGGAGTGAGAGGAATAATATTGGCAATAAACTGTACAAATGAAGGCATTGCACTCAGAGGCCAGGTAAATCCGCTGATAATGAATGCCGGTGAAGCAATGACCATTAAAATCTGTGTAGCTTTCAGTGCATCAGGAATAAGAATACTGATGAACACGCCTAAAAATGATGCAGAGCCAACAAATACCGCGGTAAGAAGAATAAAATTGAGTATCCCTTCAGGCATCGGAACCCTGAAAATCATATGCATAAAGTAATAGACACTTACAATAAGTATGGAAAATACCCAGATGGGAATTACTTTGATGAGCATTGTCGGGAAAGCCCATTTTTTCATCTTAAGGTATTCTTTTACAAATGAACCTCTTTCAAATTCTGCTGCAAAACTTACGGCCATTGCAAGGAGAATCACCTGTTGCAGAACTACAGCCAGCATGGCCGGCCACATAAAAATAAGGTAGTTTCCTGTAGTATTGAAAAGGGTGATATAGTTGGCTTTGAACGGCTCATATTGTGTTGCTGCTTTTGTAGCAGGCATTCCGGCCTTTTGTAAGGCTTTGATGGATGCTCCGGCAGAGAATGTTCCTATCGTAAGCTGAAGTGCTTTGGAAGCAAAATTAGCAGTAAGAACGTTTCCTGTATTGATGTAGACATTCAGTTCAGGGTATTTTTTCTGGAGCATTTCCGCCTCAAACCTTGCCGGAATAATGACAACTGCGGCAGCTTCATGCCGGATCACTTCATCTTTTATGCTTAAAGGCTCC includes the following:
- a CDS encoding VOC family protein, whose translation is MASVNVYLTFHGNCKEAFDFYKSVFGGEYPYIGTFGEMPPMDGKEIPEADKDKIMHVSLPISKETVLMGSDTGGEWASHYKPGNNFAISINAESKEEADKLFSGLSAGGKVTMPMADTFWGAYFGMFTDKFDINWMVNYDDPAKMQQHP
- a CDS encoding SRPBCC family protein; this translates as MKILKRIILVLASILILWMVVAAFISGDCVYEKSITINAPVEKVWQHTNTLKAMDQWSPWNDIDPAMKKDWTGTTGQPGEKMCWDSEKDKAGKGCQEVKKVDAAGKRIDTDIKFLTPYESEAHAYVKIVPEGNGSKATWGFTSEIPYPFTVMKLFMNMEDAIGKDYQKGLSGLKELSEKP
- a CDS encoding VOC family protein, whose product is MRLGVFSISLSVKDLQKSKDFYEKLGFSAMGGNMEHNYLIMKNGSTLIGLFQAMFDGNMLTFNPGWDENARNLESFDDVRDIQKHLKENGIELEKSADETTSGPEHIFLKDPDGNMILIDQHR
- a CDS encoding DUF1569 domain-containing protein, with the protein product MENVFDAKDAQNYIDRINKLVEDTHGLWGKMTVDQMLAHCSVSYEMVYEPEKHKKPGAIAKFILKTFVKPKVVGEKAYPRDSPTAPQFLIAGRKNFDEEKKRLIGFIQKTQQLGADAFDGKESFSFGKLNSQEWNNMFAKHLNHHLSQFGV
- a CDS encoding ABC transporter permease; this translates as MNEFFRLLKREFRLFIGNSTLRTVFFLAPVFYATLLGFVYKSGKVENTPVLVIDRDNTPLSSQLTDMLDDNKSISIVKYAQEPLSIKDEVIRHEAAAVVIIPARFEAEMLQKKYPELNVYINTGNVLTANFASKALQLTIGTFSAGASIKALQKAGMPATKAATQYEPFKANYITLFNTTGNYLIFMWPAMLAVVLQQVILLAMAVSFAAEFERGSFVKEYLKMKKWAFPTMLIKVIPIWVFSILIVSVYYFMHMIFRVPMPEGILNFILLTAVFVGSASFLGVFISILIPDALKATQILMVIASPAFIISGFTWPLSAMPSFVQFIANIIPLTPFLQAFKILLIQKGSVELTFPFLKHLSILLVVYAILGWIALKIKLWFIFKKNANGNQKCLRAS